A section of the Phaseolus vulgaris cultivar G19833 chromosome 8, P. vulgaris v2.0, whole genome shotgun sequence genome encodes:
- the LOC137824896 gene encoding filament-like plant protein 1, with amino-acid sequence MAEDLPSIITKAVKSSNKKLQDEISTLQKENRLIRIEAEKLSCNLMMAEIDHSRVEDAMSAELRVARKEASDLRQKLHLLAQEKIELESKLIPYRLKVANLEASMKADAAKVENLVKRSADREVLLGKVKKERDDVVDELAKAQEENEKIASELAQARDEGKKVADDLAQARGETEELKKRADELKQQTEGLKQQNEELELSSAQVLAALEQVTC; translated from the coding sequence atggcagaggaccttcCCTCAATCATAACAAAGGCTGTGAAGAGCTCCAACAAAAAGCTTCAGGACGAGATCTCCACACTCCAGAaggagaatcgcctgataaggatcgaggcggaaaagctgtcttgcaacctgatgatggcagagatcgatcactcaagggtggaggacgccatgagtgcCGAGTTGAGGGttgcgcgcaaggaggcctccgatctgcgtcagaaactgcacctcctagctcaagagaaaatcgagctggagagcaagctgatTCCCTACAGGCttaaggtggccaacttggaggcatcgatgaaagcggatgcagccaaggtagagaaccttgTAAAGAGGTCGgctgatcgggaggttctccttggaaaggtcaagaaggagagggacgacgtCGTGGACGAGCTCGCCAAGGCTCAAGAGGAAAACGAGAAAATTGCttcagagctggcccaggcgcgagACGAaggcaagaaggttgctgacgacCTTGCTCAGGCTCGTggggaaactgaagaactgaagaaacgagctgacgagttgaagcagcaaaccgaggggctcaaacAACAAAACGAAGAGCTCGAACTAAGCTCTgcccaagtccttgccgccctggagcaagtcaCCTGCTAG